From the genome of Trichosurus vulpecula isolate mTriVul1 chromosome X, mTriVul1.pri, whole genome shotgun sequence:
ATGTAGGGGCTTTCAGGCTGACACCAGGGTCCAGGAGGCAAAGtgtagaggaagggagagaaaaagggagaaaggcagaggaggaggagaagaaagggaggatggGGACCAgacaaagggaggaagggaggagaagaaagaggaggaaggaggagaaggaagaggaggaaggagtagGGGGAAAAAGAGATGAGGTTAAAGAAGAAGactagggagaggaaagggaggaggaagagggatcagagaggagaaaggagaacagGAAGGAAAAAGTAGATAGAGAAAGAGGCAGGAGCTCAGTGCTTTGGGCTCGTAAAGCCCAGACCAGTCCTTCGGCAGGCCTCCTGTAGAGCTGCACATGCTGAGCCAGTGCTAGGGCATGCAGGGGGCAGGAGGCTTTGGGCCAGGGGGACTGTCTCCCAGTGAGCCTTGCCCTGCTGAGCATCTCTTAAGGTAGTGGGGGCAGCAAGAAACAGCCAGGGCCTGACCCCGCTACACATGGCCTCCCAGGGATGTGCCCGACCATCTCAGGGGAAGACTTCCCAAGAAACAGTAGACAAAGCAAtcagtgaacaaacatttattaagtccttactgtatgccaaacactgtgctaagcgctggggatacaatgaaaggcaaaaacactatctgtgctctcaaggagctcacattctaacaggggagacaacttgtaaataactaggtacacacAAGATATAGACGGATATAGGTGGAAGGCAATATgcgaggggaaggcactagcagctgagggagctgggaaaggcctcctgcagaaggtgtcCCTTggcctgagccttgaaggaagccagagactcTAAGAACCATCCACTCATCAGATGCCTGCTGTGTGCATGGCACTGTACTGGGCACTAGGAGTGATACCACCTTCTCCTTTCCCATGCCTTCCTTCTTCTTGCACTCACCAAACCTGGCTGTGGTTGCacttttgctcatttccccactcccccccccactctcctcccccctccctcccattccttcaTCAAGGTggaggagttggaatactccttgctccccactgccatctccctctaccaccaccaccccgaACTTTTCCTCCTTTGAGATTCACCCAATCCATGTTTCCCACTGAGTGAAGGTTCTAGCAAACTTAATGAGAAAAGGGTAGTAAAGGACAAGGGAGACCAGCCCATCTGGCACACAGATAATATTACTGGTTGAAGTGCAgataacatacacatacacacttgccATCCATCATTTCTGACTAGTATTTAATTACCCATGACCAAATTCTTCCTTCACGTTCTCTGGCCTGGTCACATACTCTGCGTGGCTAAGAAAGTACTTCACAGTTATTTCTGTCAATAGATAGAAAATATATGgcaaaaatatacacacaaaaataaataatcattATAGTCCTCAGATGACTAATATCATTCAAGTTAATTTtggggactttttgttgttgtgcaACAAGACTCTGAATTCGTTTTGTCTTCCTAGCAACTACAAAAACACAATCTTATTTCCTCAAATTTAATTTGGTATAAAATATACCTAAGGTGACTTTGCTCTCTTTGGACTTTCTATTATAAAGTTGGCTTGCAGAATCATCAAATCAAGCACATGGTAAACATGATGATATTaaaagggtgggaggagggggggtaggagaaagaagaaatgttagTAGAATTaaaaggcagaaaggagaaaaaaggaaagatgctGTCAACAAAACTTCAGGCTGACGCTCCTTGGATGCCAGCTCCCTGACAGTTCTTGAAAGCCAGTCACAGGGGACTCTGCTGAAGGGTGTAAAGCTGGATTGAAACATTTAGTCAGTCACAGATCTAATAGATATGCCAATTTAAACCAAGAACACTAGAAGTGCTTAGGAGATGAAAGACCAGGAAAAGCAGTCACTaagttcttcttttccttcttgggTTAGCTTAGCTGAGTCAACGATTTACAGCACAGTGAAAATACTCTGCTCCAAGGGAATGCTGTGTAAAACTGGTGGATGATCACTTTTCAGGCAAACATCAAGGAAACCCCAACCTCACGGAAAACTGGATCTCAGTGGATTCACTCTCCATAGCTGTAGAACTGATGGTCCTCGACCTCACACTCCGGCATCTCTTGAATGCtggaagagacaaaaatgaaacaaggcCTTAAATTACAGTCAGTGCTAGTTAATCTgggaatgggaggagaggagggatgaGGGCCAAACTAAGACCAACTAGATATATTTACCAAAAGATTGAGTATGATATGGATTTTTCCCCACGGCAACACATACTTGCTAACAGGTGGATTAATTAATACACTGCAAAATTCAACCTGAAAACTCTTCTACTTATCAGGATCTGTGGTAGGAAGGAAGGGTTATAATTAGtactgaaaggaaaaagagaaaacaggttGAGAAGGTAAGGTTTAAAAAAAGCCTTATATTGACTAAGGGATTTAACTGGAGATAAAAACCTGTTATAAAAGCATGAGTTTAGGCAAGAGAAAAGGCCAGTTTTTTATTTCACCTCATGAATGCTTGCTGGTCTGCTCTCCATACTGGTTCTCTGCCGTAGTGGACATACTGGACATTCTGGAAGCTGTTCTGGTAGCTGTTCTGGAAGCTGTTCTGGAAGCCGTTGTGGGAGCTGCTCTGGGCCTTCTTGTGGACATGAGATGCTCCAGAACCAAGGCCATACAGGTATCCAGAATACTTGGCGTCGTCAATGTGGTCTTCAAAGAACATTTCTCTCATTTTGAAAAAGGCCATTCCCGTGAGTAAGGAATCGGACCCCGCCTGGTGTTGGGAGCCAATGCGCTCCAACTCCAGCTGAGTGGCCACTTCCTGCAGTCCACCCCTGAGGGTTTTGCAGCTCTTCATGAGGTACTTGATGTCATAGATGACGGGAAAGAAGAGTCGGAGGATCTCGAAGAAGTCGTGAGCTTCTTCGGGCAAGGGAGAGTTGGTGAGGATCTTGATGAAGTAGCCGAAGTCATAACCGCTGTGGAAGGATAGCCATTTGACCCCTTCACACAGCACCACTCCCGATGTCATCAGGAGCTCTGCAAAATACTGTGCCTCGATGCCTTCTTCCTCATGCTTCTTGAACTGGATCCCGGACATGGTCAGGAGCTCGATGGAGTCTTGGGCATACATGTCTTCCTTCAAATTGAATTTGAAATTGAACTGCCAAGTGGAGGTTCCTGGAGGGCACTCTCCTTGCTCATTCATAAACGTCAGTCCCAGCTGGATGATCTTCAACCAGTCCACATTGCATCTCAGGAGTTGGTATTGGTAGTCCGCATAGCTTCTGAATTCCCCCACGGGTCTGGCCACCACACCTGGAAACTCCGTGTCCATGGCCACGTAATTGTACTGCTGGATAACGGGTCgcattttcttcatctcctcaTCCAGGTTACAAGCCCAAACTTCCCGGATCCGCGGGCTTTGGTCGGCATGGGCAGGGGGCATGGTGGGCAGAGGCGGGGCGCGCGGCGGGGGAGCTTCAGACGCCAACAGGCAGCAGCTTCTCATCCAGCGGATCCAAGATTCGCCTCCTAAAGCACCTTTTTCGTCCCCCCGTACTTTGGTACCTGCGCCGGGGCCGCTGCGGTTGcgcttctccacctcctcctccgcCGCCTCCTCCTCACCATAGAGACGGCCTTCCGTGGCTGCGCCccccaccttccctccttccctccc
Proteins encoded in this window:
- the LOC118832631 gene encoding CCR4-NOT transcription complex subunit 7-like, with product MRSCCLLASEAPPPRAPPLPTMPPAHADQSPRIREVWACNLDEEMKKMRPVIQQYNYVAMDTEFPGVVARPVGEFRSYADYQYQLLRCNVDWLKIIQLGLTFMNEQGECPPGTSTWQFNFKFNLKEDMYAQDSIELLTMSGIQFKKHEEEGIEAQYFAELLMTSGVVLCEGVKWLSFHSGYDFGYFIKILTNSPLPEEAHDFFEILRLFFPVIYDIKYLMKSCKTLRGGLQEVATQLELERIGSQHQAGSDSLLTGMAFFKMREMFFEDHIDDAKYSGYLYGLGSGASHVHKKAQSSSHNGFQNSFQNSYQNSFQNVQYVHYGREPVWRADQQAFMSIQEMPECEVEDHQFYSYGE